Proteins co-encoded in one Metabacillus sp. KUDC1714 genomic window:
- a CDS encoding YuiA family protein has product MNTTTEVETKECPYCTGKGYFQLLLGGSETCNSCEGTGKKS; this is encoded by the coding sequence ATGAATACAACAACTGAAGTTGAAACAAAAGAATGTCCTTATTGCACTGGAAAAGGCTATTTTCAGTTACTATTAGGTGGATCTGAAACTTGTAATAGCTGTGAGGGAACTGGGAAGAAGTCATAA
- a CDS encoding NUDIX domain-containing protein encodes MTQSKRGNVWLAVSGIVRNEQNEWLVVKKKYGGLKGNWSLPAGFVEQGETIDEAVLREIQEETGIMSKVEGVIGIRSGVIKDVISDNMIIFTLRATTNAITVQTDELEDVAFIDPQILLHDPASSLLLKSFAKASFETELKKYDHYNPGDHFGYRAYTLFL; translated from the coding sequence ATGACACAGTCAAAGCGGGGAAACGTGTGGTTAGCTGTATCCGGTATTGTTCGGAATGAACAAAATGAATGGCTTGTTGTTAAGAAAAAATACGGTGGGCTAAAAGGAAATTGGTCCTTACCAGCAGGCTTTGTTGAACAAGGAGAAACAATAGATGAGGCGGTTCTTAGAGAAATTCAAGAAGAAACAGGAATAATGAGTAAAGTTGAAGGAGTTATTGGCATTCGTTCTGGAGTAATTAAAGATGTGATTAGTGATAACATGATCATTTTTACCCTTAGAGCCACAACAAATGCTATTACTGTTCAAACAGATGAGCTCGAGGATGTAGCATTTATCGATCCTCAAATACTCCTTCATGATCCAGCTTCCTCTTTGTTGCTTAAGAGTTTTGCTAAAGCATCCTTTGAAACAGAGCTGAAAAAATATGATCACTATAATCCTGGCGATCATTTTGGTTACCGTGCTTATACCCTATTTTTATAA
- a CDS encoding NAD(P)/FAD-dependent oxidoreductase has product MFSVRKPRVVVLGAGYGGLITVTRLQKQIGVDEAEITLVNKNDYHYETTWLHEASAGTLHHDRARYQIKDIIDNNRVKFVKDTVVSIDKEAKKVVLENGEVEYDYLVISLGAHPETFGIKGLKEFAFGITSIDSARQLREHIEYQFATYNMEAEKKDERLTIVVGGAGFTGIEFLGELGNRVPELCKEYDIDFKKVRIICVEAAPTALPGFDPELVDYAVNHLQKKGVEFRIGTAIKECIEDGIIVAKDDQMETIKAETVVWAAGVRGNSVVEEAGFENMRGRVKVDGYLRAPGHDEVFIIGDCALIINEEINRPYPPTAQIAMQQGEVCAKNLAVAIRERGEMGTFTPDIKGSVASLGENDAVGVVFGKKLVGTKASFMKKVIDNRALLMVGGPTLVLKKGKFNLL; this is encoded by the coding sequence ATGTTTTCGGTGAGAAAGCCAAGAGTTGTCGTATTAGGTGCAGGGTATGGTGGATTAATTACAGTAACTCGTTTACAAAAGCAAATAGGTGTAGACGAAGCAGAAATTACATTAGTGAATAAAAATGATTATCACTATGAAACAACATGGTTACATGAAGCATCAGCAGGTACTTTACATCATGATCGTGCTCGTTATCAAATCAAAGATATCATTGACAACAACCGTGTGAAATTCGTGAAAGACACAGTTGTTTCAATTGATAAAGAAGCTAAGAAAGTCGTTTTAGAAAATGGCGAAGTTGAATATGACTATTTAGTTATTTCCTTAGGTGCACACCCTGAAACGTTTGGTATCAAAGGCTTGAAGGAATTTGCTTTTGGTATCACAAGCATAGATTCTGCACGTCAATTACGTGAGCATATTGAATATCAATTTGCTACTTATAATATGGAAGCAGAGAAAAAAGACGAGCGCTTAACAATTGTAGTAGGTGGAGCTGGATTCACAGGTATCGAATTCTTAGGTGAATTAGGTAACAGAGTACCTGAGCTTTGTAAAGAGTATGATATTGATTTCAAAAAAGTACGCATTATCTGTGTTGAAGCTGCACCAACAGCATTACCAGGCTTTGATCCTGAGTTAGTTGATTATGCAGTGAACCATTTACAGAAAAAAGGTGTAGAATTTAGAATCGGTACAGCGATTAAAGAATGTATCGAAGACGGTATCATTGTTGCGAAAGATGATCAAATGGAAACAATTAAAGCTGAAACTGTCGTATGGGCAGCTGGTGTTCGCGGAAACAGTGTTGTTGAAGAAGCTGGATTCGAAAACATGCGTGGACGTGTAAAAGTTGATGGTTACTTACGTGCTCCAGGACATGATGAGGTATTCATCATTGGAGATTGCGCTTTAATTATAAACGAAGAAATTAATCGCCCTTACCCACCAACAGCACAAATTGCGATGCAACAAGGAGAAGTTTGTGCTAAAAACTTAGCAGTTGCAATTCGCGAGCGTGGGGAAATGGGTACATTCACACCAGATATTAAAGGTTCTGTTGCATCTTTAGGCGAAAATGATGCAGTTGGAGTAGTATTCGGTAAAAAATTAGTAGGAACGAAAGCATCATTCATGAAAAAAGTAATTGATAACCGTGCATTATTAATGGTTGGTGGACCTACATTAGTATTGAAAAAAGGTAAATTTAACTTATTATAA
- the yumC gene encoding ferredoxin--NADP reductase 2, with product MKEDTKVYDITIIGGGPVGLFTAFYGGMRQASVKIIESLPQLGGQLSALYPEKYIYDVAGFPKVRAQELVDNLKEQMGLFSPTVALEQAVEHVEKQADGVFKLTTNNEIHYTKTIIITAGNGAFQPRKLELDTAVNYENKNLHYFVDDLNKFAGKRVALCGGGDSAVDWALMLEPIAESVSLIHRRDKFRAHEHSVELLKNSKVNILTPYVPTEIIGEDNIEQIVLEEVKGDRKVVVDIDDLIINYGFVSSLGPIKNWGLEIEKNSIIVNSKMETNIEGIYAAGDICTYDGKVKLIASGFGEAPTAVNNAKAFMDPKARVQPLHSTSLFN from the coding sequence GTGAAAGAAGATACTAAGGTTTATGATATTACCATCATCGGTGGAGGACCTGTAGGTTTATTTACTGCTTTTTACGGCGGAATGAGACAAGCAAGCGTCAAGATCATTGAAAGTCTTCCCCAACTGGGTGGTCAGCTTTCCGCATTATATCCTGAAAAATACATATATGATGTCGCAGGCTTTCCTAAAGTGAGAGCCCAGGAGCTCGTTGATAATCTCAAAGAACAAATGGGACTATTTTCACCAACTGTTGCTCTAGAGCAAGCTGTTGAACATGTAGAGAAACAGGCTGACGGTGTATTTAAGCTAACAACAAACAACGAAATCCATTATACGAAGACAATTATCATAACTGCAGGTAATGGAGCATTCCAACCTCGAAAACTAGAGCTCGATACAGCTGTAAACTATGAAAACAAAAATTTACATTACTTTGTAGATGATTTAAATAAATTTGCCGGTAAACGTGTTGCACTTTGTGGTGGAGGCGACTCCGCAGTTGATTGGGCCCTTATGCTTGAACCTATCGCAGAAAGTGTTAGCCTTATTCACAGACGAGATAAATTCAGAGCACATGAACATAGTGTAGAGTTATTAAAGAATTCAAAGGTAAATATTCTAACTCCATATGTTCCGACTGAGATTATTGGTGAGGACAACATAGAACAGATCGTGTTAGAGGAAGTAAAGGGAGATCGTAAAGTAGTGGTTGATATTGATGATTTAATTATTAACTATGGCTTTGTTTCTTCACTTGGACCTATAAAAAATTGGGGCTTAGAAATAGAGAAAAACTCTATTATAGTTAATTCTAAAATGGAAACAAATATTGAAGGGATTTATGCAGCTGGTGACATCTGTACATATGATGGGAAGGTTAAGCTTATTGCAAGCGGATTTGGTGAAGCTCCAACTGCTGTTAATAATGCAAAAGCATTTATGGATCCAAAAGCACGTGTCCAGCCTTTACATAGTACAAGTTTGTTTAACTAA
- a CDS encoding HesB/IscA family protein translates to MNDVVIITEAAAYQIKDMMKDHEEENAYLRVGVKGGGCSGLSYGMGFEHEITEEDQVLEQHGLTVLVKKEDAPILNGTKIDYKQSMMGGGFTIDNPNAIANCGCGSSFRTAANTGTPEEC, encoded by the coding sequence ATGAATGATGTAGTTATAATTACAGAAGCTGCTGCTTATCAAATAAAAGATATGATGAAAGACCATGAAGAAGAAAATGCTTATCTTCGTGTAGGAGTAAAAGGTGGAGGCTGTAGTGGTCTATCCTATGGAATGGGATTTGAACACGAAATCACTGAAGAGGATCAGGTTTTAGAGCAACATGGATTAACGGTTCTGGTAAAAAAAGAAGATGCACCTATATTAAATGGAACTAAAATTGATTACAAGCAATCAATGATGGGCGGGGGCTTCACAATCGATAATCCTAATGCAATCGCTAATTGTGGTTGTGGGTCATCGTTTAGAACTGCGGCAAATACAGGTACTCCTGAAGAGTGTTAA